The DNA region AAGTAGCTCTTGATAAGCAATTTGAACGAATCTGCATCTCTAGAAACCCCTCTTCTACCCATGATCTTTAGAATTTCAAAAGCAGAATCAGGATTCCCTTCTTTGGAATGCCCACATATCAAATTATTAAAGGCAACCGAGTCCAGAACACCCTTTTTCATCAACTGCCGGAACAAGGTTTCTGCTTTACCCGTCTGCCCATGGTTGCACAGATACTGAATCATTGGGTTATAAGCACTAGGCTCCATCTCCAAAGAATTCTGTGGCCTCAAGATGATTTCCTTCTCAATAAGCTTATCCAACAACTTAACTGCCCGATCATACACCTCAGACTTGCAAAAGTTTTCGATTAAGACACCATAATGACCCGCCTCAGTGGGTATGCTCAACCGAATCATCGCCTTAAGCACGTCTGCTGCAGCATCCAAGTCACCAGACTTGCACTGACATGTTAACAGTTTCATAAAGATGGAATTATCCTTAGGAGCAAAATGCCTCTCAACCATCTCTTTCAACATCATTTGAGCTTCAGACATCTTCTCCCCATCACAAAGCCCAGGCAACAAGGTTGAGTACGTGACAGCATTAGGCTTAATACCAAAAGACTTCATCTCATCCAACATTCTCAACCCATCATCAACTCGCCCAACCGAAACATACCCTTTTATCATGGTAGTATAACTTATAACTGTTGGAGCTATGTTCCTCCCCTTCAGCTCCGTAAACAACTTCTCTGCCTCATCCATCATCTTAAACCGATAATAGCCATTAATCATAGTATTATACGTGACCACATCCGGAATAATCCCTCTACTCTTCATATCCTCATAAAACCTTTTCGCAGTCTCCAGCCTTAAGGACAAAAAGAATCCCCAAATCATAATATTGAAGGTATGACGAGTAGGCTCAATCCCTTCATTCAACATCGCATTGAAATACCTCTTCGCCATCATATACCGCCCCCGCCTCAAAATCACCTTAAACAAAGCATCATAGGACTTGATACTCCTCTCCACACCCAACTCcttcattttctgaaaaatctTAACAGCCTCCTGAACAATCCCACCTTTACCATAGCTCTCAATCAGCACAACAAACAAGTCCTCGTCCCACTCCACACCCTTCTTCGGCATATCCAATAGTATGCACCTAGCGTGGTTGAGCTTCGAAGCTCGGCCCAAAATCTCAATCATTTTCAAATGGGTAGCACGGTCGTGGTGGACCAGGCCCGCCCGCTCGACCCATCGGAAGAACTGGAGCGCGTGCTCCAAGTTCTTGGCAGCGTGCAACACATTCCAAACAAGTGTGTTATCGAATTCGGGCACCAAAGCCCGGATTGAGTTCTGTAACCGGGTCGTCCAAGCCCGGCTTGCCATCATTCTACATATAACATCCTCAATCTTTTCTGGGTTCGGACGCTTACCTCGTGGGGTTCTCTGGTAGACCTTCGGCTCCCCATTTTCCGGATTTGGGTTATCGGGTTCGGGTTGCGAGTCGAAAGCCGTGACCGGATCGGGAACTGGGTTTGGATTCTGATCGACGGCGGAGATTGAGTCGTCGGTGGAGGTGAAGAAGCGGAGGAGATTGAGGGTGGAAGGGTTTGAGGTTCTGGGAATGTCGGGAAAAACCCTAGTGGTCCATTGATAGGGTTTAGACGCAGAAATGTAAGCCATTAGATGCAGAAATGGTCCGTTGATTACTCGCAGAAAACAATAGAGTGAGGCTCTACAATGGGAAAGAAAAAGTGGACGTTTCGGACTCCGGAGGGAGATATCTGGGCGGCTGCTCAACAGATGTGTTGAGGTCGGGCGCTAGACGGAGGAGAGAGACAAGACAGATTTAGGTTAATaggtgttcttttttttctttttctttttttctttttttttgactgaACCCTCTTGAGCAATATCATTTTATGTACTCATTCATATCCGGTAAATTTTGAACTCGCACGCTTTTTTTACATGGATGGGGTAAAATTCTAATTTCGTTAGCGAACGTTAGCCTAAGAGTGCGTTTGAGATtatgattttataaaaataatttatgtttttaaaagatatcgcaaaaagTAAAGGCATTTGgcattataatttaaaaaacacttaatttaaaatatgaaaaaaaaaacaaaaaaatgtaatttttacaaGCGAGTTAAGGAGttcttatttttaaaacaaaacaaaaaacaaatttaaaccaaaattatgatttctcataacaaatatttaataaaaaattattttttaacatattttaccaaatgcctttACAATTTTAGaaagtaacaattttaaaaacataattttaaaaaacataacttttaaaataatacaaTGTTATGGGTCTTACAGCAAAATAGTGGGAAGAACTTGAAAAGGAGAGAGTGAAAAGCTTTGTGTGAATATGGAAAAGGAGCAAAAGTCGAAATGGTTAATGCATGAACATTAGGAAGAGTTTGTCCAGCTTAAATTTGGATCGTTCgctattttcaataaaaattattcctTTCATTAAGAATggaagaaagtaaaataaaataatcttaaTATTAAAGTATACATATACTCTTAACACTTGGAATTCATGACTATTCTGAAAGACTATTACATTCCACCTTCttctattttcaataaaaattattctttttttttttctgataaaaTAGCCATCTTGCGTACCAAACGTGACCTAAGTAAGATTTTCATTATGAAAGATCTCATTTCTCAACACAAGATCCTTTATGTTAAATATTCAATACCAAAACACTATGTTAACGCAGCATATCAAATGCCAACAACTCCCATTACAAATCAAAACTTGACATGGCTGCTAGGGCTTGGGTGATGTAAGCTGCCTCAGGTTGTACTTGGCAAATTCCTTGTACTTGTCGACCACTCCAATCAAGCACACAGTCTGACAATATGAAACCAGAAAAAATATTAGATTTATCATATTCAAAAAAAGGTTTACTTAATAACAGACATCTAGCTACAAGTTCCTTTCACAAGTTATAAACAATagtataatagttttttttttttttttttttgataacataggagaactttactcagattaattgcacgtcgcaaacgcatactgtacaacaatccttaccgttaatcaaactcctacgggtaactGACCTCACCTGccagaaccagttaccaggtaatccaggagctttcacccttgacgggctaagcagtttatcctcatgcccaGGAGGTACAATAGTATAATAGCTTCTACAAGCATAACTGCTGGATCATTGGAAAAATTCAGGGtgcaggaaaaataaataaaaggaaagataaGACAAGCTAAAAACAGGAGTATCTCAATCCCTGCATGAAGGTTGAATCTGATGCAATGCAGCAGCTATTagcaaaagtaaaagaataatTACATAAGTCAAAATTCCAAAAGTACTCTGAAACTCATGCTGctagggaattttttttatttagcatGGAACTGGGTCAAAAAAACAAGATTCAAACTCAACCCAATAAGAGGACAAAATTTGCAAAACATGGTGTAAAAGATGAGCAACAGGGAGAAATATTCAAGTTCTTCTTTagcaagaaaaaagaatattctTACCTTGACAACTTCAACTATAATGGTTTTATCAGGATTGTTAAGATCAACTTTATGCGGTCCAGGAACAGATTTTGCAACTGCATTTATGATCTTCATCCTGTCAATGCCACTATTTGCACGGGCTCCAAACATTACTGCAAACTGCATAGAAGATTAGAAAAGTTACACTCCATCTCCATACATACGATAGGATTTCAGCTTGTGGTGTGTCAGTGTATGCTGAAGCCAATGATTTTTCACTTGTTTTCTAGTGCTTATTTATTTGATCTGCCaatgatttttcaattttttcctaGTGCTTATTTATTTGATCTGACATCTGTTattgatctttctttttctttttttcccataGTTTATTCTAAGTTCAAAGTCAGACATATAAAAACCAACTTGCATCATTAATGACAAGCACTAGAAAACAAGTGAAAAATCATTGGACCTCTGAGGAGTTTATTCTAGTATTCCTGGTTGTAGAAAGATTTATCTTGGCTACATTTAGGAAGTAAAACACTGTTCATGAAAAGATATagttgaaaattttggttaacTCTCTTGTATATAATTCCAACAAGGTATTTTATTGGAAAATTATAACTTAGGCAGCATTAGAAACATTTAGACTCTGCTTATCAGCAAAAGTAAGATAAGGAATGGCAACATTGATTAATAGTACTACCTTTTGTGGGTTTTGAGTATCCACTGGAAAATGTTGTTCCACAAGAGGTTTGATTGCTCTTGAAATTTCCTCCTCTGAAGTATAGCATGCCACTTCAATAGGTAACATTCTTAAGATGAACCTATATTAGACAACAAACATGTTATCTTGCCAGCACCAATATGACATTTCTTCTGTCCATGTGCTTTGTATAATTCAACTGAAAAGCAATGAATGAACCTTgacatatgttttcttgttgatGCAGCAGATGTCATCATGTGCTGCACGATATTTGTGGGTCCAGGGTCTCCATCTCTCTTCCGCATTTGAATAAAGACAACACCATTACAACCCGAATCAAGCTTGAAAAAGCGCCTCTGTATAACAATAATCGTCAATGCAAGAGAAAACACAAGCCCTTTGGGTtacaacaaaatgaagaaaactaaTATGCCACCAACAGCAAGAGCAATTGTCTTTCTAGATaggtgtctctcttgtatacttcttgtttACCTAGGTTGTCCTTTTTTAacgatatttcgattacttataaaaaaaaaaaaattggttgataGTAATCTAATTACCTCAGTGACAGAATCTCATTTGGGTCCACCAAAATAGATACGAAAGACACAGAATCGATAATAATGATTTATTGCATATATCAGAAACATTGTAAGTACATGAAACTATcgaaaaaatcttcaatttctcaGGACAATGTACATAAGATTCAAAATTCAGCTCATCAAAATGATCCATTTAGAAATGAGATGGAAATGTGAACCAACTctaaaataaacttttaagaATACAATCTGGcacaaaattgaaacttttaaTCAAGACAGACTGGACACTACATGCAAGAGATTGAAACTGATAGTAGAATACTTTACCAAATCTGCACTCACAGAAGAAATGACAATGAATGGGCAACTGAAAATTATTAGCATAGCCTATGTACATATATTTATTACCAGTGTATAATCTTTGAATCATAAAAACCTCTAGCATGAGCCACCACAATGCAGAGCCAGAGGAGAGATAAGAGCACGTGAACAAAACTTAATAAAACAATAATCTAAAGAGCAATAATTAGAAGAAGGGCCAGGAAAATGACTAAGCAGAACAAAAATCATTCAGaaatagaaattgaaaaatataagcTAAAGAAAAATTCTAGACATATTCAGGTTTGGCCATGGAATCAgatatattcaaaaataaaattaagtcaGATCAAAATAAATCAAGTAACAAAGTTTGGCAGCTCTTGCTAACTCACCTTGCTCTTATCTCCCAATTCTTCGAGTTCAGCCTCAATTAGTTTATCAATAGACTTCTCCTCCACTTTTTCATGGATCACACATTTCAATGCTCCTGTTCCTAGACATTGTTTCTTTGCTGGTGGCTCCTCAGTTTCTCTTGGTTGATTCTCCTTTGCTGGTGGCTCCTTAGTTTCTCTTGGTTGATTCTCCTTTGCTGGTGGCTCCTCAGTTTCTCTTGGTTGATTCTCATGATTCTTACCATTCCCTTCAATATCATTAGGTTTTTCTTCTGTCAGATTTCCATGGTGCACATCATCTTTAGCATGAGGATCTGGAGCCTGATTTGTTGCGACCTTATGACTGCCAATATCATCCTGACAACTATCTGATTTATTCttgtcctcctcctccttcccctcctcctcctcctcctcctcttcatcatcatcgCTACTAGAAGATTCAGAATCTGAGAACTTAATCTTCTTATTTAGAGGTTTATTTGGTAGCTCCGCAAGCTTCACATCTGAATCTTTCCCGTGGAGTAGCTCTTCATAAAACTGAGAGAAAAAACAGGAGAGTAATTTAACTCCACCTCATAGATAAGAGGAAAATAAAGGTTCTCTATATGTTTTGTCAGACTTCATAGAAGACAGAGATCATATTTACATACTTCCATGCATGCACAACAATACTACGAATTTTATAAGGATTCTATCTATGTTCTGTCAAACTTCATGCaagacaaaaaatgaaaacctgATAACAAAGGTTTGAAAATCAAGTGGGACTAGAAGGTATGCATAAGACACTTCTAATCACATCGACATAACCACAACAGCCATAGAAGGTGCAGAAAGCGGCAACAAATGCCCTCTATTTCCCACTGGACCGTGCATCAACATTTTGTTTGAATTGAATATGGAAGGTGTAGTTCATCAAACTGGAGAGGGAAAACAAcccaaagaaaacataaacaatgCTTCTTCTCTAATTTGTTGCTGAAACAAAGCAAAAATCCTTGCTGTTTTTAAAAATAGGGACAATACCATGTACTTATTAAACTCTACAGTACAACCGCCAAAATTTCCCAAATCTTCAACCTAATCAGggaaaattttccaatttattttcttttcactcttATTACCAAACATCATTCTAATTCAATAACAAACTCTTCTCAATACTCAGGTGACAATAATGTAAGTTCATTAatgatacaaaaataaaaatcgaacCCAGAAAAGAAGCATAGAGAAATAGAATTCAACAACAATAAACATACACCCACCAAACAATTAAGCGAGATAAGATCAAATAACTcatttaaataaactaaaataaaacatatcATACACaacaataagaaattaaaaaatcacacacacagagacagagagaca from Corylus avellana chromosome ca10, CavTom2PMs-1.0 includes:
- the LOC132163944 gene encoding large ribosomal subunit protein mL102 (rPPR5) — protein: MAYISASKPYQWTTRVFPDIPRTSNPSTLNLLRFFTSTDDSISAVDQNPNPVPDPVTAFDSQPEPDNPNPENGEPKVYQRTPRGKRPNPEKIEDVICRMMASRAWTTRLQNSIRALVPEFDNTLVWNVLHAAKNLEHALQFFRWVERAGLVHHDRATHLKMIEILGRASKLNHARCILLDMPKKGVEWDEDLFVVLIESYGKGGIVQEAVKIFQKMKELGVERSIKSYDALFKVILRRGRYMMAKRYFNAMLNEGIEPTRHTFNIMIWGFFLSLRLETAKRFYEDMKSRGIIPDVVTYNTMINGYYRFKMMDEAEKLFTELKGRNIAPTVISYTTMIKGYVSVGRVDDGLRMLDEMKSFGIKPNAVTYSTLLPGLCDGEKMSEAQMMLKEMVERHFAPKDNSIFMKLLTCQCKSGDLDAAADVLKAMIRLSIPTEAGHYGVLIENFCKSEVYDRAVKLLDKLIEKEIILRPQNSLEMEPSAYNPMIQYLCNHGQTGKAETLFRQLMKKGVLDSVAFNNLICGHSKEGNPDSAFEILKIMGRRGVSRDADSFKLLIKSYLNKGEPADAKTALDSMIEAGHLPDSSLFRSVIEPLFEDGRVQTASRVMKSMVEKGVKENMDLVAKILEALLMRGHVEEALGRIELLMHSGCSPDFDSLLSVLCEKGKTIAALKLLDFALERDFTIDFSSYDKVLDALLGAGKTLNAYSILCKVMEKGGVNNWSSCEDLIRSLNQEGNTKQADILSRMMKGGEKSRVSNKWKQNANVAV
- the LOC132163920 gene encoding uncharacterized protein LOC132163920 isoform X2 gives rise to the protein MGAENRSSGDNAGKSKKRRQRYLPHNPVKKKGAYPLRPGVQGFFITCDGGRESQASREAINVIDSFYEELLHGKDSDVKLAELPNKPLNKKIKFSDSESSSSDDDEEEEEEEEGKEEEDKNKSDSCQDDIGSHKVATNQAPDPHAKDDVHHGNLTEEKPNDIEGNGKNHENQPRETEEPPAKENQPRETKEPPAKENQPRETEEPPAKKQCLGTGALKCVIHEKVEEKSIDKLIEAELEELGDKSKRRFFKLDSGCNGVVFIQMRKRDGDPGPTNIVQHMMTSAASTRKHMSRFILRMLPIEVACYTSEEEISRAIKPLVEQHFPVDTQNPQKFAVMFGARANSGIDRMKIINAVAKSVPGPHKVDLNNPDKTIIVEVVKTVCLIGVVDKYKEFAKYNLRQLTSPKP
- the LOC132163920 gene encoding uncharacterized protein LOC132163920 isoform X1, whose amino-acid sequence is MGAENRSSGDNAGKSKKRRQRYLPHNKPVKKKGAYPLRPGVQGFFITCDGGRESQASREAINVIDSFYEELLHGKDSDVKLAELPNKPLNKKIKFSDSESSSSDDDEEEEEEEEGKEEEDKNKSDSCQDDIGSHKVATNQAPDPHAKDDVHHGNLTEEKPNDIEGNGKNHENQPRETEEPPAKENQPRETKEPPAKENQPRETEEPPAKKQCLGTGALKCVIHEKVEEKSIDKLIEAELEELGDKSKRRFFKLDSGCNGVVFIQMRKRDGDPGPTNIVQHMMTSAASTRKHMSRFILRMLPIEVACYTSEEEISRAIKPLVEQHFPVDTQNPQKFAVMFGARANSGIDRMKIINAVAKSVPGPHKVDLNNPDKTIIVEVVKTVCLIGVVDKYKEFAKYNLRQLTSPKP